A genome region from Choloepus didactylus isolate mChoDid1 chromosome 14, mChoDid1.pri, whole genome shotgun sequence includes the following:
- the TONSL gene encoding tonsoku-like protein isoform X3: protein MSFERELRQLNKAKAKAQRSGQLREEADLCHQLGELLASHGRYAEALEEHQQELQLLESADDPLGCAVAHRKIGERLAEMEDYAAALKHQHCYLELARSLCNYIELQRAWATVGRTHLDIYDHSQSRDALLQAQAAFKTSLAIVDEKLEGVVAQRELSEMRTRLYLNLGLTFESLQQAALCSDFFKKSIFLSEQNHLYEDLFRARYNLGTIHWRGGQPAKAMRCLEGARECAHTMRRRFLESECCVAIAQVLQDLGDFLAAKRALKKAYRLGSQKPSQRELVCRSLKYVLKVVQLQQRLDEAEAGDPQGAMGICEQLGDLFSKAGDFPKAVEAYRKQLHFAERLDRPGPELAVIHVSLATTLGDMKDHHQAVHHYEQELRLRHGNPLEEAKTWLNIALSREEAGDGYELLVPCFQKALGCAQQARRPQLQKRVLQHLHTVQLRLQPQEAPGTEARLQGLSLDKDGEDGEDSEGLEDSEGLEVSEVELSESEDEAEGPARLLEDEEEEGLRGRPGRRKVDKWNRRNDMGETLLHRACIEGQLHRVQGLVRQGHPLSPRDYCGWTPLHEACNHGHLEIVRCLLDHGAAVDDPGGPGCEGLTPLHDALTCGHFEVAELLLERGASATLRTSKGHSPLETLQQWVTLYNEDLDEETREKAGAMERLLRTAAASQAPQGPQAPSTFLSNHLFDPEISPPSSPQLGPSSRTSRPPEASQAGASPGQTVPVAAKPPRGRGTPPSSSGSEEEAAVGPRGPIQKRPRLSAPAQQAAGPAPHPAGDREATARGGAQSHDPGPSRPQDRVGAPACRAALIPEDEYLAGDWLEDDMPLIHGRQKASRPHRALGSGREGLGPQARTRQSRLTRLQGGGAQVVAGRTSCSATEPPESPSVPTASGPGENSATRQPPGPGPGPPIRVRVRVQDSLFLIPVPHSSEARSVAWLAQQAAQRFLQTCGLLPQLTLHKEGALLAPQDAIADVLQSNEEVSHGSRAPPLRGPPLLTHPPPQVLAEVASWDLPPLTDRYRRACQSLGQGEQQQVLQALERQAPGPSFSACCLALRPAQLTPLLRALKLHAELRELRLAGNRLGDGCAAELRAALVTMPGLALLDLSSNHLGPEGLHQLASGLPGQVALQNLEELDLSMNPLGDSCGQALASVLRACPSLSTLRLQACGFSPSFFLNHQAALGGAFRDAEHLQMLSLSYNALGAPALARALQSLPAHTLLHLELGSVAARKSGSGLAEPLVRYLTKEGCALSHLTLSGNHLGDEAVRALGSSASLEALLSVLQERPQGLRFLGLSGCGVRGPLGQGLWDQVAAQLQELQLCSRRLSAEDPRALRRALPGQPGPRVRTLDRGPKLFFRRL, encoded by the exons ATGAGCTTCGAGCGCGAGCTACGCC AGCTGAACAAGGCCAAGGCCAAGGCCCAGAGGAGCGGGCAGCTGCGGGAGGAGGCTGATCTGTGCCACCAGCTGGGCGAGCTCCTGGCCAGCCATG GCCGCTATGCGGAGGCCCTGGAGGAGCACCAGCAGGAGCTGCAGCTTCTGGAGAGTGCCGACGACCCCCTGGGCTGCGCCGTGGCCCACCGCAAGATTGGGGAGCGGCTGGCAGAGATGGAGGACTACGCAGCCGCCCTGAAG CATCAGCACTGCTATCTGGAGCTGGCCCGTTCCCTGTGCAATTACATTGAGCTGCAGAGGGCTTGGGCCACCGTCGGCCGCACCCACCTGGACATTTACGACCACAGCCAGTCGCGAGACGCCTTGCTGCAGGCACAGGCTGCCTTCAAGACGAGCTTGGCCATTGTGGACGAGAAGCTGGAGG GGGTTGTGGCCCAGCGGGAGCTGAGTGAGATGCGGACTCGCCTCTACCTCAACCTGGGCCTCACCTTCGAGAGTTTGCAGCAGGCGGCCCTGTGCAGCGACTTCTTCAAGAAAAGCATCTTCCTCTCTGA GCAGAACCACCTCTACGAGGACCTGTTCCGCGCCCGCTACAACCTGGGCACCATCCACTGGCGCGGCGGCCAGCCTGCCAAGGCCATGCGCTGTCTGGAGGGGGCCCGGGAGTGTGCGCACACCATGAGGAGGAGGTTCCTGGAGAGCGAGTGCTGCGTGGCCATCGCGCAG GTCCTCCAAGACTTGGGGGATTTTCTGGCTGCCAAACGAGCCCTGAAGAAGGCCTATAGGCTCGGCTCCCAGAAGCCGTCACAGAGAGAGCTGGTCTGCAGGAGCCTGAAGTACG TGCTGAAGGTGGTGCAGCTACAGCAGCGGCTGGATGAGGCTGAGGCTGGGGACCCCCAGGGCGCCATGGGCATCTGCGAACAGCTGGGGGACCTGTTCTCCAAGGCGGGCGACTTCCCCAAGGCGGTCGAGGCCTACCGGAAGCAG CTGCATTTCGCAGAGCGGCTGGACAGGCCAGGGCCCGAGCTGGCTGTCATCCATGTGTCCCTGGCCACCACCTTGGGGGACATGAAGGACCACCACCAGGCTGTGCACCACTATGAGCAGGAGCTGAGGCTGCGCCATGGCAACCCTTTGGAG GAGGCAAAGACCTGGCTCAACATCGCGCTGTCCCGAGAGGAGGCTGGGGATGGCTACGAGCTCTTGGTGCCCTGCTTCCAGAAGGCTCTCGGCTGTGCCCAGCAGGCCCGGCGGCCCCAGCTACAG AAGCGAGTCTTGCAGCATCTCCACACCGTGCAGCTGAGGCTGCAGCCCCAGGAGGCCCCGGGCACCGAGGCCAGGCTGCAGGGGCTGAGCTTGGACAAGGATGGGGAGGACGGAGAGGACAGCGAGGGCCTGGAGGACAGTGAGGGCCTCGAGGTCAGCGAGGTGGAGCTCTCGGAGAGTG AGGATGAGGCTGAAGGTCCGGCCCGGCTGCtggaggacgaggaggaggaggggctgcGAGGCCGCCCGGGCCGGCGGAAGGTGGACAAG TGGAACCGGCGGAATGACATGGGGGAGACGCTGCTGCACCGCGCCTGCATCGAGGGCCAGCTGCACCGCGTCCAGGGCCTCGTGAGGCAG GGCCACCCCCTGAGCCCCCGGGACTACTGCGGCTGGACGCCGCTGCACGAGGCCTGCAACCACGGGCATCTGG AGATTGTCCGCTGCCTGCTGGACCACGGGGCTGCAGTGGATGACCCAGGTGGCCCAGGCTGCGAGGGGCTCACCCCGCTGCATGACGCCCTCACCTGTGGCCACTTCGAGGTGGCCGAGCTGCTCCTTGAGCGGGGGGCGTCAGCCACGCTCCGAACCAGCAAG GGTCACAGCCCTCTGGAGACGCTGCAGCAGTGGGTGACGCTGTACAACGAGGATCTGGACGAGGAAACGCGGGAGAAGGCCGGGGCCATGGAGAGGCTGCTGCGGACGGCCGCCGCCAGCCAGG CTCCCCAGGGCCCCCAGGCTCCCAGTACCTTCCTGAGTAACCACCTGTTTGACCCTGAGATCTCTCCTCCCTCGAGCCCCCAGCTGGGACCTTCCTCTCGGACCTCTAGGCCCCCGGAGGCCTCTCAGGCCGGGGCCTCCCCAGGGCAGACAGTGCCTGTGGCGGCCAAGCCTCCGAGGGGCAGGGGCACACCCCCCAGCAGCAGCGGCTCAGAGGAGGAGGCTGCTGTGGGCCCTCGGGGACCCATCCAGAAGAGGCCGCGGCTTTCTGCCCCCGCGCAGCAGGCTGCAGGCCCGGCGCCTCATCCAGCCGGGGACAGAGAGGCCACTGCCCGAGGCGGTGCCCAGAGCCACGACCCAGGGCCCAGCCGGCCTCAGGACCGAGTTGGAGCGCCCGCCTGCCGGGCAGCCCTCATCCCCGAAGACGAGTACCTGGCCGGGGACTGGCTGGAGGACGACATGCCCCTGATCCACGGCCGCCAGAAAGCCAGCCGCCCACACAGGGCCCTGGGGTCGGGCAGGGAGGGCCTGGGGCCCCAGGCCCGCACCAGGCAGAGCCGACTGACCCGCCTCCAGGGTGGGGGCGCACAGGTCGTGGCAGGCAGGACCAGCTGCTCAGCCACCGAGCCCCCCGAGAGCCCAAGTGTCCCCACGGCCTCGGGGCCTGGTGAGAACTCCGCGACCCGCCAGCCCCCA GGCCCAGGCCCCGGCCCCCCCATCCGGGTCCGAGTCCGCGTGCAGGACAGTCTCTTCCTCATCCCCGTCCCGCACAG CAGTGAGGCCCGCTCCGTGGCCTGGCTGGCCCAGCAGGCCGCCCAGCGCTTCCTCCAGACCTGCGGGCTGCTGCCGCAGCTCACGCTGCACAAGGAGGGCGCCCTGCTGGCCCCGCAGGATGCCATCGCCGACGTGCTGCAGAGCAATGAGGAGGTAAGCCACGGGAGCCGGGCCCCCCCGCTGCGCGGGCCCCCGCTGCTCACGCACCCTCCTCCCCAGGTGTTGGCCGAAGTGGCCTCGTGGGACCTCCCCCCGCTGACCGACCGCTACCGCAGGGCCTGCCAGAGCCTGGGGCAAG GGGAGCAGCAGCAGGTGCTGCAGGCCTTGGAGCGCCAGGCCCCGGGCCCTTCGTTCAGTGCCTGCTGCCTGGCACTGCGCCCAGCCCAGCTCACTCCCCTGCTGCGGGCCCTGAAGCTGCACGCTGAGCTCCGGGAGCTGCGCCTGGCTGGGAACCGGCTGGGGGACGGCTGTGCTGCCGAGCTGCGGGCCGCCCTGGTCACCATGCCTGGCCTGGCCCTCCTGGACCTCTCCTCCAACCACCTGGGCCCCGAGGGCCTGCACCAGCTTGCTTCCGGCCTCCCAGGCCAAGTTGCCTTGCAG AACCTGGAGGAGCTGGACTTGAGCATGAACCCGCTGGGGGACAGCTGTGGCCAGGCCCTGGCCTCTGTCCTGCGAGCCTGCCCCTCACTCAGCACCCTGCGCCTCCAGGCCTGCGGCTTCAGCCCCAGCTTCTTCCTGAACCACCAGGCGGCCCTGGGCGGTGCCTTCCGAG ACGCTGAGCACCTGCAGATGCTGTCCCTGTCCTACAATGCCCTGGGCGCCCCGGCCCTGGCCCGGGCCCTGCAGAGCCTGCCCGCCCACACCCTCCTCCACCTGGAGCTTGGCTCCGTGGCAGCCAGGAAGAGTGGCTCGGGCCTCGCAGAGCCACTGGTCAGGTATTTGACCAAG GAAGGCTGTGCCCTATCACATCTGACCCTGTCTGGAAACCACCTGGGCGACGAGGCCGTGAGAGCTCTAGGCAG CTCTGCCAGCCTCGAGGCGCTCCTGTCTGTCCTCCAGGAG
- the TONSL gene encoding tonsoku-like protein isoform X1, producing the protein MSFERELRQLNKAKAKAQRSGQLREEADLCHQLGELLASHGRYAEALEEHQQELQLLESADDPLGCAVAHRKIGERLAEMEDYAAALKHQHCYLELARSLCNYIELQRAWATVGRTHLDIYDHSQSRDALLQAQAAFKTSLAIVDEKLEGVVAQRELSEMRTRLYLNLGLTFESLQQAALCSDFFKKSIFLSEQNHLYEDLFRARYNLGTIHWRGGQPAKAMRCLEGARECAHTMRRRFLESECCVAIAQVLQDLGDFLAAKRALKKAYRLGSQKPSQRELVCRSLKYVLKVVQLQQRLDEAEAGDPQGAMGICEQLGDLFSKAGDFPKAVEAYRKQLHFAERLDRPGPELAVIHVSLATTLGDMKDHHQAVHHYEQELRLRHGNPLEEAKTWLNIALSREEAGDGYELLVPCFQKALGCAQQARRPQLQKRVLQHLHTVQLRLQPQEAPGTEARLQGLSLDKDGEDGEDSEGLEDSEGLEVSEVELSESEDEAEGPARLLEDEEEEGLRGRPGRRKVDKWNRRNDMGETLLHRACIEGQLHRVQGLVRQGHPLSPRDYCGWTPLHEACNHGHLEIVRCLLDHGAAVDDPGGPGCEGLTPLHDALTCGHFEVAELLLERGASATLRTSKGHSPLETLQQWVTLYNEDLDEETREKAGAMERLLRTAAASQAPQGPQAPSTFLSNHLFDPEISPPSSPQLGPSSRTSRPPEASQAGASPGQTVPVAAKPPRGRGTPPSSSGSEEEAAVGPRGPIQKRPRLSAPAQQAAGPAPHPAGDREATARGGAQSHDPGPSRPQDRVGAPACRAALIPEDEYLAGDWLEDDMPLIHGRQKASRPHRALGSGREGLGPQARTRQSRLTRLQGGGAQVVAGRTSCSATEPPESPSVPTASGPGENSATRQPPGPGPGPPIRVRVRVQDSLFLIPVPHSSEARSVAWLAQQAAQRFLQTCGLLPQLTLHKEGALLAPQDAIADVLQSNEEVSHGSRAPPLRGPPLLTHPPPQVLAEVASWDLPPLTDRYRRACQSLGQGEQQQVLQALERQAPGPSFSACCLALRPAQLTPLLRALKLHAELRELRLAGNRLGDGCAAELRAALVTMPGLALLDLSSNHLGPEGLHQLASGLPGQVALQNLEELDLSMNPLGDSCGQALASVLRACPSLSTLRLQACGFSPSFFLNHQAALGGAFRDAEHLQMLSLSYNALGAPALARALQSLPAHTLLHLELGSVAARKSGSGLAEPLVRYLTKEGCALSHLTLSGNHLGDEAVRALGRCLPLCPSLVSLDLSANPEISSASLEALLSVLQERPQGLRFLGLSGCGVRGPLGQGLWDQVAAQLQELQLCSRRLSAEDPRALRRALPGQPGPRVRTLDRGPKLFFRRL; encoded by the exons ATGAGCTTCGAGCGCGAGCTACGCC AGCTGAACAAGGCCAAGGCCAAGGCCCAGAGGAGCGGGCAGCTGCGGGAGGAGGCTGATCTGTGCCACCAGCTGGGCGAGCTCCTGGCCAGCCATG GCCGCTATGCGGAGGCCCTGGAGGAGCACCAGCAGGAGCTGCAGCTTCTGGAGAGTGCCGACGACCCCCTGGGCTGCGCCGTGGCCCACCGCAAGATTGGGGAGCGGCTGGCAGAGATGGAGGACTACGCAGCCGCCCTGAAG CATCAGCACTGCTATCTGGAGCTGGCCCGTTCCCTGTGCAATTACATTGAGCTGCAGAGGGCTTGGGCCACCGTCGGCCGCACCCACCTGGACATTTACGACCACAGCCAGTCGCGAGACGCCTTGCTGCAGGCACAGGCTGCCTTCAAGACGAGCTTGGCCATTGTGGACGAGAAGCTGGAGG GGGTTGTGGCCCAGCGGGAGCTGAGTGAGATGCGGACTCGCCTCTACCTCAACCTGGGCCTCACCTTCGAGAGTTTGCAGCAGGCGGCCCTGTGCAGCGACTTCTTCAAGAAAAGCATCTTCCTCTCTGA GCAGAACCACCTCTACGAGGACCTGTTCCGCGCCCGCTACAACCTGGGCACCATCCACTGGCGCGGCGGCCAGCCTGCCAAGGCCATGCGCTGTCTGGAGGGGGCCCGGGAGTGTGCGCACACCATGAGGAGGAGGTTCCTGGAGAGCGAGTGCTGCGTGGCCATCGCGCAG GTCCTCCAAGACTTGGGGGATTTTCTGGCTGCCAAACGAGCCCTGAAGAAGGCCTATAGGCTCGGCTCCCAGAAGCCGTCACAGAGAGAGCTGGTCTGCAGGAGCCTGAAGTACG TGCTGAAGGTGGTGCAGCTACAGCAGCGGCTGGATGAGGCTGAGGCTGGGGACCCCCAGGGCGCCATGGGCATCTGCGAACAGCTGGGGGACCTGTTCTCCAAGGCGGGCGACTTCCCCAAGGCGGTCGAGGCCTACCGGAAGCAG CTGCATTTCGCAGAGCGGCTGGACAGGCCAGGGCCCGAGCTGGCTGTCATCCATGTGTCCCTGGCCACCACCTTGGGGGACATGAAGGACCACCACCAGGCTGTGCACCACTATGAGCAGGAGCTGAGGCTGCGCCATGGCAACCCTTTGGAG GAGGCAAAGACCTGGCTCAACATCGCGCTGTCCCGAGAGGAGGCTGGGGATGGCTACGAGCTCTTGGTGCCCTGCTTCCAGAAGGCTCTCGGCTGTGCCCAGCAGGCCCGGCGGCCCCAGCTACAG AAGCGAGTCTTGCAGCATCTCCACACCGTGCAGCTGAGGCTGCAGCCCCAGGAGGCCCCGGGCACCGAGGCCAGGCTGCAGGGGCTGAGCTTGGACAAGGATGGGGAGGACGGAGAGGACAGCGAGGGCCTGGAGGACAGTGAGGGCCTCGAGGTCAGCGAGGTGGAGCTCTCGGAGAGTG AGGATGAGGCTGAAGGTCCGGCCCGGCTGCtggaggacgaggaggaggaggggctgcGAGGCCGCCCGGGCCGGCGGAAGGTGGACAAG TGGAACCGGCGGAATGACATGGGGGAGACGCTGCTGCACCGCGCCTGCATCGAGGGCCAGCTGCACCGCGTCCAGGGCCTCGTGAGGCAG GGCCACCCCCTGAGCCCCCGGGACTACTGCGGCTGGACGCCGCTGCACGAGGCCTGCAACCACGGGCATCTGG AGATTGTCCGCTGCCTGCTGGACCACGGGGCTGCAGTGGATGACCCAGGTGGCCCAGGCTGCGAGGGGCTCACCCCGCTGCATGACGCCCTCACCTGTGGCCACTTCGAGGTGGCCGAGCTGCTCCTTGAGCGGGGGGCGTCAGCCACGCTCCGAACCAGCAAG GGTCACAGCCCTCTGGAGACGCTGCAGCAGTGGGTGACGCTGTACAACGAGGATCTGGACGAGGAAACGCGGGAGAAGGCCGGGGCCATGGAGAGGCTGCTGCGGACGGCCGCCGCCAGCCAGG CTCCCCAGGGCCCCCAGGCTCCCAGTACCTTCCTGAGTAACCACCTGTTTGACCCTGAGATCTCTCCTCCCTCGAGCCCCCAGCTGGGACCTTCCTCTCGGACCTCTAGGCCCCCGGAGGCCTCTCAGGCCGGGGCCTCCCCAGGGCAGACAGTGCCTGTGGCGGCCAAGCCTCCGAGGGGCAGGGGCACACCCCCCAGCAGCAGCGGCTCAGAGGAGGAGGCTGCTGTGGGCCCTCGGGGACCCATCCAGAAGAGGCCGCGGCTTTCTGCCCCCGCGCAGCAGGCTGCAGGCCCGGCGCCTCATCCAGCCGGGGACAGAGAGGCCACTGCCCGAGGCGGTGCCCAGAGCCACGACCCAGGGCCCAGCCGGCCTCAGGACCGAGTTGGAGCGCCCGCCTGCCGGGCAGCCCTCATCCCCGAAGACGAGTACCTGGCCGGGGACTGGCTGGAGGACGACATGCCCCTGATCCACGGCCGCCAGAAAGCCAGCCGCCCACACAGGGCCCTGGGGTCGGGCAGGGAGGGCCTGGGGCCCCAGGCCCGCACCAGGCAGAGCCGACTGACCCGCCTCCAGGGTGGGGGCGCACAGGTCGTGGCAGGCAGGACCAGCTGCTCAGCCACCGAGCCCCCCGAGAGCCCAAGTGTCCCCACGGCCTCGGGGCCTGGTGAGAACTCCGCGACCCGCCAGCCCCCA GGCCCAGGCCCCGGCCCCCCCATCCGGGTCCGAGTCCGCGTGCAGGACAGTCTCTTCCTCATCCCCGTCCCGCACAG CAGTGAGGCCCGCTCCGTGGCCTGGCTGGCCCAGCAGGCCGCCCAGCGCTTCCTCCAGACCTGCGGGCTGCTGCCGCAGCTCACGCTGCACAAGGAGGGCGCCCTGCTGGCCCCGCAGGATGCCATCGCCGACGTGCTGCAGAGCAATGAGGAGGTAAGCCACGGGAGCCGGGCCCCCCCGCTGCGCGGGCCCCCGCTGCTCACGCACCCTCCTCCCCAGGTGTTGGCCGAAGTGGCCTCGTGGGACCTCCCCCCGCTGACCGACCGCTACCGCAGGGCCTGCCAGAGCCTGGGGCAAG GGGAGCAGCAGCAGGTGCTGCAGGCCTTGGAGCGCCAGGCCCCGGGCCCTTCGTTCAGTGCCTGCTGCCTGGCACTGCGCCCAGCCCAGCTCACTCCCCTGCTGCGGGCCCTGAAGCTGCACGCTGAGCTCCGGGAGCTGCGCCTGGCTGGGAACCGGCTGGGGGACGGCTGTGCTGCCGAGCTGCGGGCCGCCCTGGTCACCATGCCTGGCCTGGCCCTCCTGGACCTCTCCTCCAACCACCTGGGCCCCGAGGGCCTGCACCAGCTTGCTTCCGGCCTCCCAGGCCAAGTTGCCTTGCAG AACCTGGAGGAGCTGGACTTGAGCATGAACCCGCTGGGGGACAGCTGTGGCCAGGCCCTGGCCTCTGTCCTGCGAGCCTGCCCCTCACTCAGCACCCTGCGCCTCCAGGCCTGCGGCTTCAGCCCCAGCTTCTTCCTGAACCACCAGGCGGCCCTGGGCGGTGCCTTCCGAG ACGCTGAGCACCTGCAGATGCTGTCCCTGTCCTACAATGCCCTGGGCGCCCCGGCCCTGGCCCGGGCCCTGCAGAGCCTGCCCGCCCACACCCTCCTCCACCTGGAGCTTGGCTCCGTGGCAGCCAGGAAGAGTGGCTCGGGCCTCGCAGAGCCACTGGTCAGGTATTTGACCAAG GAAGGCTGTGCCCTATCACATCTGACCCTGTCTGGAAACCACCTGGGCGACGAGGCCGTGAGAGCTCTAGGCAG GTGCCTCCCTCTCTGCCCCTCCCTTGTCTCACTGGACCTGTCTGCCAACCCTGAGATCAGCTCTGCCAGCCTCGAGGCGCTCCTGTCTGTCCTCCAGGAG